Proteins encoded within one genomic window of Candidatus Schekmanbacteria bacterium:
- a CDS encoding HU family DNA-binding protein produces MNKGELVAAMAKSADISKAAAEKALNSLIDSVTKTLKGGKKVTLVGFGTFGTAKRKKRTGRNPRTGSAIVIPARRVPKFSAGAALKSAVK; encoded by the coding sequence ATGAACAAAGGGGAATTGGTAGCAGCGATGGCCAAATCGGCCGACATCTCCAAAGCAGCAGCAGAAAAAGCCTTAAACTCTCTCATTGATTCAGTTACAAAGACTTTAAAAGGCGGCAAGAAAGTCACTCTCGTTGGTTTTGGAACATTCGGTACTGCGAAAAGAAAGAAAAGAACTGGTAGAAATCCACGTACAGGTAGCGCAATTGTTATTCCGGCAAGAAGAGTTCCCAAGTTTTCAGCCGGCGCAGCTTTAAAAAGTGCAGTGAAATAA